The DNA sequence GTTGGGCGTCGATCTGCACTTCGGGGTCCACGTGACCGACGTGCGACGCGACGGTGTGACGGTGAGCCCGAAAGGCGGTGGGCCCACCCGCGACTACGCGACCAGGACGGTGCTGTGGACGGCAGGCGTCGAGGCGGTGCCCTTCGCGCGGCATGCCGCCGAACAACTGGGCGCCGACACCGACCGGTCGGGCCGCATCAAGGTGAACGCCGACCTGACGGTGCCGGGCCATTCCGAGGTGTTCGTCATCGGGGACCTCGCCGGCCGCGACGGGTTGCCCGGGGTCGCCGAGAACGCCATGCAGGGCGGGTTGCACGCCGCCGCCTGTATCCGCCGTGACCTCGACGGGGCGAGACGCAAGGACTTCCGCTACCGCGACCTCGGATCGGCCGCCTACATCAGCCGCGGGCACGCCCTGCTGCAGGCCGGACCGGTCCGGTTGACCGGCATCCTCGGATGGCTCGGGTGGGGCTTCATCCACATCGCCTTCCTCACCGGCGTGCGCAACCGCTTCAGCACGGTCGGAACCTGGATGGCCAGCATCGCCCGAGCCAACCGCAGCGACCGCACCTTCATCCTCGGCGGGTCCGGCCATCCCGAGGAGCCCTACACCTGGGAATCGCCGGTGCATCAGGGGCACCACTCGACGCGCGGGGAACGCAGCAAATCCCTCGAGCCACCAGGGGCATGAGCCGGCGTTCGATGTGTCTGAAATCGCCCACCCTGAAGTTGGCGGAAAAGGACTCGTTGCGAGACCATGGAAACATGCCCGTAACAATTGCGCAGCAAAGGGCGTCCGCCCGATGAGCCTGTTCGTTCGGCTACGGTGCACCCTCCGCCGGCTCGCGGGCGGCCCGCTGGTGCGGTTCGTCGACCGGGTCGAGGCGTCGGCCACGCTGATGGCCGCCGTGCTGCTGGTCGTCGCCGGCTTCGTCGCGGTGCACATCTCGACGGCGGTGCGCGACGATCAGCTCCGCGCCGCCGAGATCGAGGCGGCGAACCGGCATGCCGTCGAGGCGGTCGCCCTCGACCGGAGCAAAGCCAAACCCCAGCGCTCCATGACGACGTTCACCGTGCAGGTGCAGTGGTTCGCCAACGGCGTCACGCGCGACACGATCGTCGAGGTGCCGCACGCGGTGAAGCAGGGTGACCGGGTCGGCATCTGGATCGACACCCAGGGCAACGTCGCGTCGGCACCGCTGAGCGCCGACGACGCGCGGGCGCGGGGGGTCGGCGCGGGGATCGGCATGTGGCTGGCGAGCCTGTCGGTGGTGACGGCCGCCCTGCTCGTGCTGCGCCGGGCGCTGAACCGTGCGCGGTACCGCGCCTGGGACCGCGACCTCGTGCTGCTCGTCGGTGGCGGTGGTTCGGCCGCGCACAGTCCGTGAATGCGGAGTCGACGCGAAAAAGGGGCGCCCCGGTGGGGGCGCCCCTTCGGCTGTCTTCGGGTCAGCGGACGGTGACGTAGACGACGCGGTCGTCGTTGTCGTAGCGCACCGACACGATGCTGGACTGATCCAGCGGCTTGACCACGCCCTGGTGGTTCACCCGCACCGCGTACCCGCGGTCGTCCAGTGAGCTGATCGTGTCGGCGGCGTTACCCGGCCCGACCGGAGCGGCCTGCGCGGGGGCGGCCAGTCCCAGGAACCCTGCGGCCAGTCCGCCGGCGACGATGGTGGCGAATCCGAATGTGTTCATGTCCCTGCCTCTTTCGGGTCATCGGTCCGGAGGTTTTCCTGGCCGGTCTGACCGGTGAAACCAGCAGGTCAGAGCCCCCATTCCGGTTGGCAGTGATTGACCGGCGGGTGGCAGGAATCGCGCGTCGGCACCTCAGAACGCGTAGCGGTGGAACTGCGCCATCGTGCGCAGCCCAGGCACCCGGTTCATCACGGCCGCCATCGCCCGGTAGCCGGCGGACAGACCCGCGAACCCCTCGGACTCGAAGACCGGCACCCACGCCAGCAGCCGTGTCCCGGGCACCGCGTCGAGGATGTCAGCGGGGCCACGGATCCCCCACCGCAGTGTCGCTCCCGACCGGCGGACCGGAGTGTTCGTCCACTGCAGCGCGATGCCGAGCGGGTTGAACGCGTCGAACTGCAGTTCCCCGGACGGGAATCGGGCCACGAGGCGGCGCAGCAGGGCGACGCCGTCGGCTTCGGCGAGGTACATCGTCAAGCCCTCGGCGAGTATCAATGTCGGGCGGTCCGCCGGCACCGTCGTGAGCCATTCGGGATCCGTCACCGAGGCCGCCACGATGTGACAGTGCTCCCGCGGTGGGTAGAACTGTTCGCGCAGCACCGCCACGTCGGGGTAGTCGACGTCGAACCACTCCACCCCCGGGCCGGGATCGAGCCGGTGGTAGCGGCCGTCCAGCCCGCAACCCAGGTGCAGCACCACCGCTTCGGGGTGCACGGCGAGGAACTGCCGGGCCCAGGTGTCGAAGTGCCTGACCCGCAACGTGACGCCGGGCGCGTTGCGCGCCGTGATACCGGTTCTCTCCCAGTCGTAGTCGATGCGCGCGACGATGTCGCGGGCCCACCCGTCACCGAGAGCGTCGGCGTCGAGCGCCCTGGCGTACAGCGTTGCCAGCATCGTCTCCGGGGCGCCGTGCAGGTCGACGCGGGTCACGGGGCGATCCGTAGGTACAGGAACTCCGAGACGCGCACGATGCCGAGGATACGGCGCACCGGCAGCGGCATGTCGGCGCGCTCTTCATCGACGTACACCTGCGGATCGGTCAGGGTGTAGCGCGTGCGGCGCGTGAGCACTTCACAGCCGCCGGCCGCGACGACGTTGCGCACCCAGTCCGCGTCCGCACCGTAGGTCAGCGCGAAGACGAAACCGTCGCGACGCCGGAAGAGATTCACGGGGGTGCGGAACTGCCTGCCGGACCGGCGTCCGCGGTGGATGAGCAACCCGAAGCCGGGCAGCCACGGCGCGACGAACCTGACGACCCGGTTGAGGCCGACCCGATTGGCCCTGGCGAGCCACCTGGGAGCCGGCATGACTAAGCCTGAGTCCTGCTCGCTCGCTTGGCATTTCGCAGACCGAC is a window from the Mycolicibacterium litorale genome containing:
- a CDS encoding class I SAM-dependent methyltransferase is translated as MTRVDLHGAPETMLATLYARALDADALGDGWARDIVARIDYDWERTGITARNAPGVTLRVRHFDTWARQFLAVHPEAVVLHLGCGLDGRYHRLDPGPGVEWFDVDYPDVAVLREQFYPPREHCHIVAASVTDPEWLTTVPADRPTLILAEGLTMYLAEADGVALLRRLVARFPSGELQFDAFNPLGIALQWTNTPVRRSGATLRWGIRGPADILDAVPGTRLLAWVPVFESEGFAGLSAGYRAMAAVMNRVPGLRTMAQFHRYAF
- a CDS encoding nitroreductase family deazaflavin-dependent oxidoreductase; this translates as MPAPRWLARANRVGLNRVVRFVAPWLPGFGLLIHRGRRSGRQFRTPVNLFRRRDGFVFALTYGADADWVRNVVAAGGCEVLTRRTRYTLTDPQVYVDEERADMPLPVRRILGIVRVSEFLYLRIAP
- a CDS encoding NAD(P)/FAD-dependent oxidoreductase, encoding MLNGRPKVLIIGGGFGGLFCARRLGRVGVDVTLLDRAACHVFQPLLYQCATGTLSIGQISRSLREELARHDNVTTLLGEAVRLDPAARRVTARRPDESTFDLSYDYLVIAAGMRQSYFGNEEFAAWAPGMKTLDDALSIRRRIFAAFEIAETLPPGPEREQWLTFAVAGGGPTGVELAGQIRELATRALANEFHSIEPQEARVLLFDGGDRVLKSFAPGLAERASRTLQELGVDLHFGVHVTDVRRDGVTVSPKGGGPTRDYATRTVLWTAGVEAVPFARHAAEQLGADTDRSGRIKVNADLTVPGHSEVFVIGDLAGRDGLPGVAENAMQGGLHAAACIRRDLDGARRKDFRYRDLGSAAYISRGHALLQAGPVRLTGILGWLGWGFIHIAFLTGVRNRFSTVGTWMASIARANRSDRTFILGGSGHPEEPYTWESPVHQGHHSTRGERSKSLEPPGA